A section of the Cervus canadensis isolate Bull #8, Minnesota chromosome 8, ASM1932006v1, whole genome shotgun sequence genome encodes:
- the HHEX gene encoding hematopoietically-expressed homeobox protein HHEX translates to MQYPHPGPATAAGAVGVPLYAPTPLLQPAHPTPFYIEDILGRGPAAPTPTPTLPSPNSSFTSLVSSYRAPVYEPTPIHPAFSHHSAAALAAAYGPGGFGGPLYPFPRSVNDYTHALLRHDPLGKPLLWSPFLQRPLHKRKGGQVRFSNDQTIELEKKFETQKYLSPPERKRLAKMLQLSERQVKTWFQNRRAKWRRLKQENPQNNKKEELESLDNSCDQRQDLPSEQNKGALDSSQCSPSPVSQEDLESEISEDSDQEVDIEGDKGYFNAG, encoded by the exons ATGCAGTACCCGCACCCCGGGCCGGCGACGGCGGCGGGCGCCGTGGGGGTGCCTCTGTACGCGCCCACGCCGCTGCTGCAGCCAGCGCACCCGACGCCGTTCTACATCGAGGACATCCTGGGTCGCGGGCCCGCCGCGCCCACCCCTACGCCCACGCTGCCGTCCCCCAACTCCTCCTTCACCAGCCTCGTGTCCTCCTACCGGGCCCCGGTGTACGAGCCCACGCCGATCCACCCCGCCTTCTCGCACCACTCCGCCGCCGCGCTGGCCGCCGCCTACGGACCCGGCGGCTTCGGGGGCCCTCTGTACCCCTTCCCGCGGTCGGTGAACGACTACACGCACGCCCTGCTCCGCCACGACCCCCTGG GCAAACCCCTGCTCTGGAGCCCTTTCCTGCAGAGGCCTCTGCATAAAAGGAAAGGCGGCCAGGTGAGGTTCTCCAACGACCAGACCATCGAGCTGGAGAAGAAGTTTGAGACCCAGAAATACCTCTCCCCGCCCGAGAGGAAGCGGCTGGCCAAGATGCTGCAGCTTAGCGAGAGGCAG GTCAAAACCTGGTTTCAGAATCGACGGGCTAAATGGAGAAGACTAAAACAG GAGAACcctcaaaacaataaaaaagaagaacTGGAAAGTTTGGACAATTCTTGCGACCAGAGGCAAGACTTGCCTAGTGAACAGAATAAAGGTGCTTTGGATAGCTCTCAGTGTTCACCCTCCCCTGTCTCCCAGGAAGACCTTGAATCAGAGATTTCAGAGGATTCTGATCAGGAAGTGGACATTGAGGGCGATAAAGGCTATTTTAATGCTGGATGA